The following nucleotide sequence is from Psychroflexus torquis ATCC 700755.
ACCAATTTTAGAGAGGCGTTTGAACCTAGGCCTTTTGATATTTTGGAAAATAATAATATTGGAATGGGGATTAGACATACCAGTGAGTTTGAGTTTAGTTTACTTGGTAATTCAGCTCAATTGACTCTTGGGGGTGAATTTTTGAGAGATGATTATAAAGTTTCAACTTTCGAAAATAGATACCGAGACAATAATGGTCAAGGTTATTTACAGGGAAATATAGTATCGGATTTAGATCAAAATAGGCAATACATTGAGGCCTTTTCAACCCTAAATGTTTTACTTTTTAGAAAATTAAACTTAAAATTAGGTCTGGCTACAAACAAAACAAGTTACGATATTGAAGATAAGCTCTCTAATTCTCAAAACTCTCAAACTGGAGAGTATAGCTACGATCAAGTATGGTTACCTAATGTAGTGACTACCTATTCACTAGCAGAAAATCAAAAAGTATCAGCATCTGTAAGTCGGGGGTTTTCTGTGCCAACGGTAGAACAGAGCTTAACGGAAGAGGGCGTTTTTAATACAGATCTAGAGCCAGAAACGGGGTGGAATTATGAAGTAGGCTACAAAGCCCGTTGGTTTGGTGATAAATTATATACCGAGGTCAATGCTTATTATATGGATGTTGAAAACTTACTGGTAGCCAGACGTGTGGCAGAAGATAGATTTGTGGGCATCAATGCAGGTTCAACCTCACATCCAGGGCTTGAGTTTTCCTTTAAGTCCAATCTAGATTATGGGTCTTGGCTTCAGCTTCAACCTTATGTGACAGGAAGCTTTAACTTCTACGAATTCAATGAATTTGAAGATCAGGGCGACTCTTTTTCTGGAAATGATCTCACAGGAGTTCCTTCACAACAATTCAGTTTTGGATTGGATGCTCAAATCAATAATCAACTCTATTTTTATTTTCAAACCAATGCTGTATCAGAAATCCCAGTAAATGATGCCAATACAGAATTCGCTGAGTCTTATGCTTTTTCTAATGTAAAATTAGAATACAAATTCCCTGTATTTGATAAAATTTCAGCAAGGATGAGTTTCGGAATCAACAATGCATTCAACGAAAAATATGCGTCAAGCATTGTCACCAATGCTGGAGCATTTGGGGGAAACGAGCCTAGATATTTTTATCCCGGCGAGCCTAGAAATTATTTCGGTAGCTTTTCACTCAACTATGCTTTCTAGAACCTGTTTTAATTTGTTATCAGGTAATCGATAGCAAGTTGAGACATGGTTTTTACGCCTAAAAGCATACCAGCATCATCCACTTCAAAATCTCGGGTGTGATGAGGATAAGGGGTTTGATTCCCTAGAGTCATGCCGCCTAGGAAAAAGTAAAATCCAGGAATTTCTTCTTGATAGAAAGAAAAATCCTCTCCACCTGTTCTAGCTTTTACAAGCTTTACATTATCATCACCAGCGATACCTTGAAGAGTAGGTAACATTTGCGCTGTCAATTCCAAATCGTTGAAGGTTACAGCCGTATTGTTTTGAAACTCTATCTCAGCATCTCCACCATACGCTTTGGCGATGGCAGGGACCATTTCAGTCATGCGTTTTATGACCATAGCTCTCATATCTGGATTTAATGTTCTCACAGTGCCTATCATTTCTGAAGTTTCTGGTATAACGTTAAATCGGGTTCCGGAAGTGATTTTACCAACGGTAATGACGGCAGGCTTGTCAACTAATTTGGCTTCACGACTTATGATGGTTTGTAAACCATCAATTATTTTTGCAGAGATTAAAATAGGATCTACGCCTGTCCATGGAGTAGATCCGTGAGTTCCTTTTCCTTTTACAAGAATGACAAAACGTTCTACAGCAGCCATACTTCCTCCTGGTTTATAGTTTATGGTTCCTACAGGAGTGGATGAATTAATATGAAGACCAAAAATGGCATCTACCTCGGGATTCTTTAAAACTCCTTCTTTTATCATCAGTTTAGCTCCTCCTTGTTCTCCTGGTGGTGGACCTTCTTCTGCAGGTTGAAAAATAAATTTTACACTCCCGTTTATCAGATGTTTATTTTTTGAGAGGACTTCAGCAACTCCCATTAAAATAGCGGTGTGCGTATCGTGTCCACACGCATGCATCACCCCGGTTTCAGTTCCTAAAAATGTGGTTATCACTTCGCTTTTATAAGGTAAGTCATTGCGTTCTGTGACTGGTAAAGCATCGATATCTGCTCTTAAAGCCACCACTTTTCCAAGTAGATCGCCCTTAAGAGTGGCAACAACACCTGTATGAGCCACTTCCGTTTGTACTTTCAATCCTAAACTTTTTAAATGTTCAGCAATTTTCTTAGCAGTTTCAAATTCTCTGTTAGACAATTCAGGATTCTTATGAAAATCATGCCTCCACGCGATGACTTGATCTTCAATAGATTCAATGTCTTTTAAAAGCTGCTTATCCATTTGTGAAAATAGATTTAGGGCACATAAAAGGAGTAAACTAGTAAGTAATATTTTCATAAGAGTTGATTTTAAAAATTAATAAGGGCGTACCCTTCATTTTGAAGTTGGATAAGTGCAGACATAGCTGATAAAGCAATTTTGACATCAGGGTGTAATCCCTTTTTAGAGATTGATCTGTGTTTTGAAGTTTGTCCGCATAGGATAATTTCAATATTATGTTCAGTGAGAGTACTTAATAAATCATAATTAGGATTTTGAAGGTTTTCCTGCTTGTGGTATTTGGAATATTCTTCATGAGTGAGCAAGTCAAAAATCGCGGAGCCATGAATCACTAAAGCCGCTTTAACTGAATTATTCTCTAATTCTTTTACTTGATGAAGCCTTAAATACCGTGCTACAGTTTCAAATTTGCGATTTCGATTTTCTTTAGAGTCCGAGATGCTGGCCACATCAAACACGGCTTTGAATTCTTGATTGAGATCGACTTTAAAATCTGGATTTTCAATGTCGTAAACAGGTCCATACGATTCAAGACTTAGATGAGTTTGGGATATCCCTAAAACAGATATTAAAAGCGTGCAGGTAAGTAGTATGAGTTTCATAAGTTAAGATTTGACGATAACAGAATCTGGGACAAAACCGGAATAATCGCCATTATTTCTAATGATATCTCTAACGATAGAAGACGAGATAAAGCTTTTTCCGCTTGAAGTGAGTAAGAATATAGTTTCAATTTTCTCGAGTTTCCTATTGGTGTGAGCAATGGCTTTTTCAAACTCAAAGTCAGCAGGATTTCTTAACCCCCGAAGGATAAAGTCGGCATTTATTTCTTTACAGTAGTTGACAGTCAGACCTTTATACGTGTCTACTTTAATTCTGGGTTCATCTTTAAATGTTTCTTCAATAAAAGTTCTGCGTTCTTCAAGTGTGAACATATATTTTTTTTCAGCGTTAACGCCAACAGCTAGTATAATTTCATCAAAAAGGGTTAGCCCTCTCGTGATGATATCGTAATGGCCTATAGTAATGGGATCGAAAGATCCTGGAAAAACGGCACGTTTCATAATTTGATTTTAGTGTAAATTAATTAAATTTCAAAATTTTCAATAGCAACTTCTACAGCATTGGTAAATAAGTCTTGAAGCGAAATTCCCGCTGCTTTAGCTTGTTGAGGCAGAATACTTGCTTCCGTTAGTCCAGGGCAAGCATTGCATTCCAAAAAGTGAGGTTCGTTATTATGAAAAATAAACTCGGATCTGGTAAGGCCTTTAAGTTTTAATAGTTTAAAAATCCTCACCGCTTGATCTTTTACGTCTTTAGTTTGAGAGTCACTTATAGTGGCGGGTGTGATCTCCTTAGATTTTCCTAAATATTTAGCTTCAAAGTCAAAGAATTCATTTTCAGAGATAATCTCTGTCACAGGAAGCGCTATTATGTTCCCTTTGATATTGATAACGCCAACACTAACTTCGGTTCCGTCTAGAAAAGACTCAATAATAACTTCATCATCTTCTTTAAAAGAGTGTTCTAAAGCCGTTAGGATATCATCCTTATGTTTCACTTTTGATATGCCATAGCTACTTCCTGCTCTATTAGCCTTCACAAAACAAGGTAAGCCAATATATTCTACTATTGCTGAGGGATTTATATCATCTCCCTTATTGATGTATATATTTTTTGCAGTTTTAATTCCATTAGCTCTAAGCACAGAAATACAATCGCGTTTATTAAAAGTAAGAGCTGCTTGGTAGTAGTCGCAAGCCGTTTGTGGAATTTCAAGCGTTTGTAAATATCCTTGAAAGAGACCATCTTCTCCTGGAGTCCCATGAATCGTATTAAAGACACAGTCGAAGTGAATCGGTTCTCCATTTATAACTACGGAAAAATTGGATTTATCGATAGGGATTTCTTCCCCTATATCTGTTTTTATGGTCCAGCCATTTTTTAAGATTTGAGCTCTGTACACCCTGTAATTTTCATTTTTTGTAAGCTGCTTATAAACGACTTCACCACTTTTCAGCGAAATTTCAGCTTCCTTAGAGTAGCCTCCCATCGCAACTGCAATGTTTTTCTTCATCGGATAAATTTTATTCAAATATAAGTGTTCAATAATGAATTAGACCTTGCAACTGTTCCATATGACGTCATCTGGTAATTTAGCTTCAAAACTGATATCCTCCTTGCGGACGGGATGCGTAATCGTCAATTTTTTGGAGTGAAGATGAATACTAGCATTTTTATTGCTCCTGTCAAATCCATACTTTAAATCTCCTTTTATCGGACAGCCTATAGCAGATAATTGACTTCTTATTTGATGGTGTCTTCCAGTTTCCAAAGTGATTTCCAACACGTGGTAATTATCTAAAGATTGAATTTTTTGATAGCTGAGAACAGCTTCTTTGGAATCTTCTACAGGTTTGATATGCGCATAGGATTTATTTTGCTTTGTATTGCGTTTGAGATAATGGACCAGCCTAGCTGACTCTGGTTTAGGTTTATTTTTGACTACAGCCCAATAGACTTTGTGTGTATCTCTATCGGCGAAAGCTTTATTTAACCTTGAAAGTGCTTTCGAGGTTTTTGAAAACACCACAACACCACTCGTTGGTCTATCCAACCGATGCACGACTCCTAAGTAGGCCTCTCCAGGTTTATTATACTTCTCTTTTAAATACAGTTTTACCACTTCACTTAAGGGCAGATCGCCAGTCTTGTCTCCTTGCACAATATCGCCAGGCCGTTTGTTGATGACGATAAGGTGATTATCTTCAAAAATAACTTGAAGGTTTTTAGGCGTTGAGTTCATGTATTAAAATATTTATCTGTTGATTAGTAAAGGATAATTTTAAATAGTATCTGAAATTTCTTAGATTAAATTTTTATTTTAAGGCTTTTAGTTTTACCGAAAAAAAATAATTGACTGCTTTTTCATTCTGAAAATCCTGTGTTTTATTTTTCAGTTTTTCTTGTAATTTTTTTTTTATAAACCACACGTTAGTTGAAATTAATGGGTAGCCGAAATTACAATTTTTGGCAGTAAATAAAAGGTGAAATCTATTTTTAAATAGGTGTGCTGCACTTATCTTTCTAATTAGTGTGATTGGTTTTAATCTTTTGAAATGATGGTTTTAAGTGATGTTGTTATTATACCAAATTAGACCTATAATAACGCAATAAATCGTTTTACCGATATGAATTCGGCACAGGCTTTTTTCGCCTGCTTTTCATCAAAAATAATTACCGTAGCTAAGGCTATGCTAGTTATTTTTGATTTCAATCAATCAAAAAACCTGTGCTGAACTACGTCGTAGTATAATTCAATTTATTCATACGGCATTATAAATATAATTTGGTATTAAGCTGTGACAGGTGTAGATTGTATTCATTTGGGAGTATAAGCTGCTAAGTTTTAAATAAAAAAAATGTTTGACAAGTCTTAATTTTTAAGAAAATTCATAGGATTTATGATTGTTTTAATAAAGTCTCTCTAGAACATTATAGCGTAAAGATCTAATTTTAAAAAACCATAAATTTTAATCATGAGATATTTTTATTTTATTTTTTTCCTTTTAGGAAGTTTTATCTCTTCGGCACAGGGCTTAACAGGAGAATTTACAGTTGGAGATTTGAACTCTGACTATGAAACTTTTACTCAAATGATAGTTGATCTTCAAACCGAAGGTGTTGGAGATGGAGGGGCCACTTTTACGATAGTTCCAGGTACTTATTCCGATATATTGATCTTAGAGTCAATTTCTGGGCTTTCTGAGACTTCACCTTTAATTATTACAGCAGAACCAGATTCTGTTTTTTTTGAAATTGTTGGAACTTCATCTTCAAGTGATGCTGCCTTTACGATTAATGCTTTAAGCTACATCACGTTTGAGAATTTAAACATTAGAGATGAAAGTGATACTGGCAATGAATTAGAAAGAGGGTTTAGCTTTGTAGGATCCTCATCCGAAGGTTGCTCCTTTAATGTAGTAAGAGATTGTTTTATTTTTTTAGGTGCAAATGGGGCAAGACCCTTAACTTCAACACGAGGAATTCGCTTTGTCTCTAATGCAAGTAGCCAAGAAGCTACTAATAATGATAACCTTATTGATAATGTTTTTATAGATAATTCTGGTAGTGGTATTCAAATTTTAGCCTCTGCAGACTTTTTCGGTAGAGTTGATTTTGAGGATACAAATAATCAAATTATAAATAGTTCATTTGGAAGTATTACAAGCTTAGGACACGACTTAAGTAGTGGTTCTTTTGGGATTAATGCTTTAGGAAATAAAGATATGTTAATTCAAAATAACGTTTTTGAAAGTATTACCAACTTAAATTCTTCTCCATCTTTACCAGTGAGCACAAGCGCTATAGTTATTGACTCAGGCTCAGGAGAAATCAGTCAGAATACAATAAACTATGTGGAATATGAAGGAACTATTGGCTCTACTTATGGAATGAAAGTGAGTACTATTTCTGGAGATTCAACTGTAATTGCCAATAATAAAATTTCTGGACTTGTGAGGAGTAATTTCACGGCTTCAACAACAGACCCTAGTTTATACTTATTTGGAGTTTGGATTTTTGAACAAGATGGTAACGTAGGTTTAACAAGGGTATTGCATAACACTATAGTATTGGAACGAGAAGAGGCCGTGAGCTATCCTTCTGCTGGGATACAGTTAAGAACCGGATCTTCTGGTCAACCTCCAGCAGAAGTGTTCAATAATATTATTACAAATTCTATTTCAACAGAAGATGAAGCGTATAGGTCTTATGCTATAGTAGACGGGAATAGTGATAGAGGCTTTTTGGTATCAGATCACAACCTTTTATTTGCTGACGGTGTGAATGGTTTTCTAGGTAGTATCGGTCGTCGATTGGGAGAGACTGAGCAATTCACAAATGACCTAGCAGAATTTATTATCTTTTCTGAAACCAATGAAAATAGCGTCAGCTTTTCTCCTGTATTTCAAGATATAGACTCAAATGATTTTAGTATTTCACCTGATGTAATTAATCCTTTAGACTATGTTGTCCCTAGATTAGAAGAAATCGACTTGGATGTATTGGGTAATCTTAGAGAGGATGTAGAGACTTATCTTGGTGCTTATGAAGGAACTGTTTTCTTAACAATTTCTAACATAAATTCAGGTGGTAACCTAACAGTTTACCCTAACCCAGCTTCTCGTTTTATTTCTTTAGAATTATCTGGATTATCTATAGATGAAAACACATCTATGAAAATATATAATATGAACGGTCAGTTAGTTTTTGACACTTTAATCAAAAGTGAAAATGACTTATTAAATATCGAAATCAATAGTCTAAGCTCAGGACTTTATATTTTAAGAGTAAACACCGAGTCAAAATTATTTACTAAAAGATTTGTAGTGGAGTAAGACTTTAAAAAAAATCCATAAAAAAGGCGCTATCAGTAATAAGAGTAGCGCCTTTTTAAATTAAATTTTTAGAAGAATTAAGTTTGAATCACTCCTAAATTAAAATCTTTAGTAATAGGGGAGTGGTTGGCGATTTCTATTCCATTTGAAATCCACTTTCTAGTGTCTAAAGGTTCAATAACGGCATCTGTCCAAAGTCTTGCCGCAGCATAATATGGACTCGTTTGGGTATCGTAATCATTTTTAATTTTATCGTAAAGTTCCTTTTCTTTCTCTTCGGTAATTTCCTCTCCTTTAGCTTTTAGTCGAGAGGTCTCGATAGATAACAGGACTTTAGCGGCAGAGTTTCCACTCATAACAGCCAATTCTGCACTTGGCCAAGCAAAAATTAATCTTGGATCATAGGCTTTTCCACACATGGCATAATTTCCCGCACCATAAGAATTTCCGATGATGACTGTAAATTTTGGTACCACAGAATTACTGACTGCATTTACCATTTTGGCACCATCTTTTATAATTCCTCCATGTTCACTTTTGCTCCCTACCATAAATCCAGTGACATCTTGGACAAATACAAGGGGTATTTTTTTCTGATTACAATTGGCTATAAATCGTGTAGCCTTGTCAGCAGAATCGCTATAGATCACACCTCCAAATTGCATCTCCCCACTTTTAGTTTTTACTAGCTTCCTTTGGTTAGCAACAATACCCACAGCCCAGCCGTCAATTCTGGCATATCCTGTGATGATAGTTTGGCCGAAGCCAGCCTTATACTCATCGAATTCTGAATCGTCTACAAGACGTTCTATGATAGGCATCATATCGTATTGGTCACTTCTTTTAGCAGGAAGTAAACCATAGATTTCTTTGGGATCTAATTTTGGTTTTTTGGATGTTTTTCGGTTAAAACCAGCTTTATCGAAATCACCAATTTTATCAACTATTCTCTTGATCTTTGTAAGGGCATCCTTGTCATCTTTAGCTTTGTAATCGGTAACTCCACTAATTTCGCAATGTGTAGTTGCTCCACCTAAGGTTTCGTTATCAACACTTTCACCTATAGCTGCTTTTACAAGATAACTCCCGGCCAAGAAAATACTGCCTGTTTTATCTACAATCATCGCTTCATCGCTCATAATAGGTAAATACGCGCCGCCAGCAACACAGCTTCCCATCACCGCAGAGATTTGCGTGATTCCCATACTACTCATTACAGCATTGTTCCTAAAGATTCTTCCAAAATGCTCTTTGTCTGGAAAAATTTCATCCTGCATGGGTAGGTAAACTCCTGCGCTATCTACTAAATATATAATAGGAAGTCTATTTTCAATAGAGATTTCTTGAGCTCTCAAATTCTTTTTTCCTGTGATAGGAAACCAAGCGCCTGCTTTTACCGTTGCATCGTTGGCGACAACAATAACCTTTTTGTCCGACACTTTACCAATTTTAACGACAACGCCTCCACCGGGACAACCGCCATGATCTGCATACATTCCATCTCCTGCAAAGGCTCCTATTTCAATGGAGTCTTTAGCATCATCAAGAAGAAAATCTATCCGTTCTCTAGCAGTCATCTTTCCTTTACTGTGGTGCTTTTCTATCTTTTTCTCTCCACCACCCAAACTTACTTTCGCAAATCTGTTTCTTAAGTCAGAAACTAAAAGTTTATTATGATCTTCGTTTTTATTAAATTTTATATCCATGAATTAGGCAATATTGGTTGAACCGCTAAAATACAAAACCAATCTTATATTCCTTAATCGATTTCGCATACTCTGTTTAAAATATTATAGGTGAGTATAAATTAAGCTTTTAAGCTAAAATTAAATGCATTAAGCCACATAAAAATCAGTTGAAATTATAAATTTGGGAATTATTTTATACAGTGACTTCTAAACCGTCAAGTTCTAAACTCTTGCTCAAAAAGATTCTTCGAATTCTTTCTAGGATAGTACTCTCTATTTTTATACTCTTTATTCTACTTATTTTGTTTGTGAGAAGTCCTTGGGGACAAGACCTTATTATTGAGAAAGTAACCAAGTATGTCAGTGAGAAAATCGACACTAAATTTGAAATTGGTAAACTCTATCTTAGCTTCTCTGGAAACTTAACTATAGAAGAACTTCTTTTGGAAGATACCTCTCAAGATACTCTTATGTATTCAAGATATCTAGAAGCAGATGTTCCCCTTTACCCAATTGTCTTTGGTCACCAATTAAAAGTTGATCTAGTGGATTGGAAAGGCTTGAAAGCAAATGTGAGTCGAAAAGACTCCATCGGAGGCTTTAATTTTCAATTTATCATTGATGCTTTTGCGTCATCACCAGAAGAGAATCCTAAAAGTAATCAGGAGGAAGCCCCTTTAGATATTTCTTTAGGAGCAATTTTTTTCGAAGAGTTTCAATTGTCCTATCAGGATGAGGTGACAGGGATTGATACAGAGCTCACCTTAGGCAAATTTTTTTTAGAGAGTAAATCGATTGATCTGGAGGCGATGAAATTTCAGTTGTCTAAACTCAGGTTGGAGAATACAAGTATTACTTACCACCAATTTAAGCACTTCGAAAGTGAGAATACTGAAGAAGAGTCAGATTTGCCTTGGATTATTGTTGATGATTTAAGTATAAAGAAGCTCGATTTAAGGTATAATTCTAGTCCTGAAGATACCAAGGCTGACGTCTTTTTGGATGAATTTGCCTTCTCAAATTTAGATGCCAATTTAAACCTGCAAACGATTTTACTTCAAAATCTGGTGTTACATGATAGCCAGTTTGCTTTGGAGGTGAATTCAAACCCATCGGAATCTAAGGTTGAGCTTACTGAAACGCCCCCAAAACCCAATGAATTGTTTTTATGGCCAAAATGGACTGTGGAAGTTGGTGAAGTTGATGTCGTAAATAACAGTGTGAGCTTTCTTCAAAATGGAAAACAGCCCATTAAAGGCGAATTTTCTACAGAAGCTATTTCAATTAAAGATTTGAATTTCAATGCCGAATCTATTCTACTTTCTAAAGAAGAAGACCTCAGTTTTACTCTTAATAATTTTCAATTTAAGGAAGAAAGTGGAATTGAAATAAAGGAATTTAAAGTAAACGCAATCTTAAATTCAAAAGAAATCAGACTCAATGAGTTGAGATTTAAAGTCAATACAAGTTTAGTTTATGCGGACTTGAATTTGAATTACACTTCAATTCAAGCCTTAATTGACGATCCCTTGCAATCTACTTTTAATCTTGCAGTTTCCGATTTGCAATTAAATGTAGCAGATGCTTATGTGTTTTTACCAGAATTGAAATCCAATGCCCAAATCAACGCACTAGCCAGTCACAATTTCAAAGGAAATTTTAAAGTGAAGGGAAGTCCAAAGTCGATGGCTATTTCAACTTTTGACCTCAACTGGGGAAAGGATACGCGATTGAAGCTAGCGGGAACCTTAGAAAATGTAACGGATAGTAATCAATTGAGCTTCAATTTTGAAAGGTATACGGCACATTCTTCTCGAGCTGATATGTCTAAATTCATTTCAGCTAAAGACTTAGGAATTTCAATCCCAAACACTATTAAGGTAAAGGGAAGCTTAAAAAAAGAAGCTAAAGGTTTTTCTACAAACAGTGAATTGGAAATTCCAGAAGGAATTGTCAAACTCAATGGTAATTTCCAAAGTGAGCCCCTTTTAAAATATGATTTGGATTTAGAGGTCAGCTCTTTAAAGCTTGGTGAATTATTTAAAAATCCAGAAGTGGGCAATCTTTCATTAAGGTTATCTTCTAAAGGAGAAGGTGAATCTATCAACGATCTTTCTGCGGAGTTAACCTCTACTATTGATAGCCTCCGTTGGAACACATACACCTTTTCAGGATTACAAATCGAAGGGGCGCTTAAAAAGGGCAAAGGTGATGTGAAATTTGACTACAGTGATGAAAATCTACAAATGGAGTTGGTTTCGGAGTTAGAATTGGACTCCATTTCTTCAAAAGTTGATATTATCTTTGATTTAAAGGGGATAAGAACTCAAATTCTGGGGCTTACAGATAAAGATTTAAGAGCAAAAGTTTTAGCTAATTTAAAATTTGAAGGAAATTCTACGCAATTTGAATTTGATGCTCAATTGAAAGAGGGTCTAGTTGTTTATGACCAGAAGCCATATTATTTAGGGAAATTTGATTTTACATCTAAAGTGGATTCTACAAAAACGACTGCAGATATATCGAGTGAATTCTTAAATGGAAGTTTAGAGGCCAATGCAAGTGTAAATCGAATTTCAAAAGCATTGGGAAATCATTTTGAACGCTATGCTAAAGACTCCTTAGTAATGGAGACCCCGAAAACACCTGTAAAACTGAAACTTAACCTGTCTTTTATAGAATCCCCCATATTCTCTGATATATTTCTAGAAGGGATTCAGGAAATGGACACCCTAAGATCTAAAATTAATTTTAACGAGAGTAGCGAGAAATTATCTGTCAATCTGAATTTGCCCTATATCAATTATCAGGGGAATGAAATTCAAGGGCTTTTTTTTGATTTTAATTCTGAAGAAACTACCGCTGAATTTAATTTAGGCTTTGATCATATTCTTGCAGGTCCAATAGACATTCCTGCAACTGATATTTCAGGTCAATTTTTGAATAAAAAATTGAATGTAGACCTTAAGGCCTTTAAAGATGAAAAAGAATTTTTCAATTCTACAGTACATATCGATTTTGAAGAGAATGGCCTTTACCGTTTGTATGTGTCTCCAGAAAACCTGATATTAAATGGATCCTCATGGTCAATACTAGAAAATAATGAAATTGTTTATCAACCAAACCGTTTAAAAATAACTGATTTTAAGCTAAGTAGAGAGGCACAAGAAATTGTCATCGGTGATAATTTTGATGTGGAAAAAACCAATGTAGGTATCGATTTTAAAAATTTTAAATTGTCTAGTATTACCAGCTATTTTAATCCAGATGAATCTTTGGCTAGTGGGGAGTTGAGTGG
It contains:
- a CDS encoding DsrE family protein; the protein is MKLILLTCTLLISVLGISQTHLSLESYGPVYDIENPDFKVDLNQEFKAVFDVASISDSKENRNRKFETVARYLRLHQVKELENNSVKAALVIHGSAIFDLLTHEEYSKYHKQENLQNPNYDLLSTLTEHNIEIILCGQTSKHRSISKKGLHPDVKIALSAMSALIQLQNEGYALINF
- a CDS encoding amidohydrolase, which codes for MKILLTSLLLLCALNLFSQMDKQLLKDIESIEDQVIAWRHDFHKNPELSNREFETAKKIAEHLKSLGLKVQTEVAHTGVVATLKGDLLGKVVALRADIDALPVTERNDLPYKSEVITTFLGTETGVMHACGHDTHTAILMGVAEVLSKNKHLINGSVKFIFQPAEEGPPPGEQGGAKLMIKEGVLKNPEVDAIFGLHINSSTPVGTINYKPGGSMAAVERFVILVKGKGTHGSTPWTGVDPILISAKIIDGLQTIISREAKLVDKPAVITVGKITSGTRFNVIPETSEMIGTVRTLNPDMRAMVIKRMTEMVPAIAKAYGGDAEIEFQNNTAVTFNDLELTAQMLPTLQGIAGDDNVKLVKARTGGEDFSFYQEEIPGFYFFLGGMTLGNQTPYPHHTRDFEVDDAGMLLGVKTMSQLAIDYLITN
- the coaD gene encoding pantetheine-phosphate adenylyltransferase is translated as MKRAVFPGSFDPITIGHYDIITRGLTLFDEIILAVGVNAEKKYMFTLEERRTFIEETFKDEPRIKVDTYKGLTVNYCKEINADFILRGLRNPADFEFEKAIAHTNRKLEKIETIFLLTSSGKSFISSSIVRDIIRNNGDYSGFVPDSVIVKS
- a CDS encoding T9SS type A sorting domain-containing protein — encoded protein: MRYFYFIFFLLGSFISSAQGLTGEFTVGDLNSDYETFTQMIVDLQTEGVGDGGATFTIVPGTYSDILILESISGLSETSPLIITAEPDSVFFEIVGTSSSSDAAFTINALSYITFENLNIRDESDTGNELERGFSFVGSSSEGCSFNVVRDCFIFLGANGARPLTSTRGIRFVSNASSQEATNNDNLIDNVFIDNSGSGIQILASADFFGRVDFEDTNNQIINSSFGSITSLGHDLSSGSFGINALGNKDMLIQNNVFESITNLNSSPSLPVSTSAIVIDSGSGEISQNTINYVEYEGTIGSTYGMKVSTISGDSTVIANNKISGLVRSNFTASTTDPSLYLFGVWIFEQDGNVGLTRVLHNTIVLEREEAVSYPSAGIQLRTGSSGQPPAEVFNNIITNSISTEDEAYRSYAIVDGNSDRGFLVSDHNLLFADGVNGFLGSIGRRLGETEQFTNDLAEFIIFSETNENSVSFSPVFQDIDSNDFSISPDVINPLDYVVPRLEEIDLDVLGNLREDVETYLGAYEGTVFLTISNINSGGNLTVYPNPASRFISLELSGLSIDENTSMKIYNMNGQLVFDTLIKSENDLLNIEINSLSSGLYILRVNTESKLFTKRFVVE
- a CDS encoding TonB-dependent receptor yields the protein MRYLTILLFLYSGIIFSQTQKDTTSLEEVKLKTSVDIERDYQQDANVSLLNQDELLQSNQTTITPILNKIPGVYMQQGGINTTKINIRGIGARAQFETNRLKLYYNNIPLSTANGTSILHDIDLTTIAEVKVIKGPQATEFGAGLGGVIQLKSVLKEENYLESEFLVGSFDLLKQNYSINLSDGNKKINLTYNNLSAGGFRDNNNYQRESYFLNSEAQLSTHSRLQFVSQVIQLKGFIPSSLSRSSFEEDLTQAAFTWGQAQGFESYTRGIFGVNLTTELTSNITQNTSVFTNFREAFEPRPFDILENNNIGMGIRHTSEFEFSLLGNSAQLTLGGEFLRDDYKVSTFENRYRDNNGQGYLQGNIVSDLDQNRQYIEAFSTLNVLLFRKLNLKLGLATNKTSYDIEDKLSNSQNSQTGEYSYDQVWLPNVVTTYSLAENQKVSASVSRGFSVPTVEQSLTEEGVFNTDLEPETGWNYEVGYKARWFGDKLYTEVNAYYMDVENLLVARRVAEDRFVGINAGSTSHPGLEFSFKSNLDYGSWLQLQPYVTGSFNFYEFNEFEDQGDSFSGNDLTGVPSQQFSFGLDAQINNQLYFYFQTNAVSEIPVNDANTEFAESYAFSNVKLEYKFPVFDKISARMSFGINNAFNEKYASSIVTNAGAFGGNEPRYFYPGEPRNYFGSFSLNYAF
- a CDS encoding RluA family pseudouridine synthase, with the protein product MNSTPKNLQVIFEDNHLIVINKRPGDIVQGDKTGDLPLSEVVKLYLKEKYNKPGEAYLGVVHRLDRPTSGVVVFSKTSKALSRLNKAFADRDTHKVYWAVVKNKPKPESARLVHYLKRNTKQNKSYAHIKPVEDSKEAVLSYQKIQSLDNYHVLEITLETGRHHQIRSQLSAIGCPIKGDLKYGFDRSNKNASIHLHSKKLTITHPVRKEDISFEAKLPDDVIWNSCKV
- a CDS encoding D-alanine--D-alanine ligase, whose amino-acid sequence is MKKNIAVAMGGYSKEAEISLKSGEVVYKQLTKNENYRVYRAQILKNGWTIKTDIGEEIPIDKSNFSVVINGEPIHFDCVFNTIHGTPGEDGLFQGYLQTLEIPQTACDYYQAALTFNKRDCISVLRANGIKTAKNIYINKGDDINPSAIVEYIGLPCFVKANRAGSSYGISKVKHKDDILTALEHSFKEDDEVIIESFLDGTEVSVGVINIKGNIIALPVTEIISENEFFDFEAKYLGKSKEITPATISDSQTKDVKDQAVRIFKLLKLKGLTRSEFIFHNNEPHFLECNACPGLTEASILPQQAKAAGISLQDLFTNAVEVAIENFEI